From the Natrarchaeobaculum aegyptiacum genome, one window contains:
- a CDS encoding alpha/beta fold hydrolase, producing MSSTRDDVPDGVDSRTVETDRLETHYLESGDPDGSGETVLFVHGNVSSSRFYDHLLATLDDDHHVVAPDLRGYGDSETRVIDATEGLGDFTADLRALIADLGLESPLTIVGWSLGGGVAMQYALEEHSSVDSLVLINPVSPYGFGGTKNLEGTPCFDDYAGSGGGTGNDEFVSALADRDRSEGGEASPRKILRTYYVAPSHRFEEGREESYLTGMLDTVAGDENYPGDSRPSDNWPGIAPGETGVNNALSPKYFDCSSITEVDAEEKPAIHWLRGDADQIVSNESLFDIGALGQMGEVPGWPGEDVFPPQPMVDQTRAVFEEYEERGGTVEEVVFANVGHTPHVEVPGDVRETLEVVLE from the coding sequence GATCGCCTCGAGACCCACTACCTCGAGTCGGGCGACCCGGACGGCAGCGGCGAGACAGTACTGTTCGTCCACGGGAACGTCTCTTCCTCGCGGTTCTACGACCACCTCCTTGCCACACTCGACGACGACCACCACGTCGTCGCGCCGGACCTGCGGGGCTACGGCGACTCGGAAACCAGAGTCATCGACGCGACGGAGGGGCTCGGCGACTTTACGGCCGACCTCCGCGCGCTGATCGCCGACCTGGGCCTCGAGTCGCCGCTGACGATCGTCGGCTGGTCACTCGGCGGCGGCGTGGCGATGCAGTACGCACTCGAGGAGCACTCGAGCGTCGACTCGCTCGTGTTGATCAACCCCGTCTCGCCGTACGGCTTCGGCGGGACGAAAAATCTCGAGGGGACGCCCTGCTTCGACGACTACGCGGGTTCCGGTGGCGGGACTGGAAACGACGAGTTCGTCTCGGCGCTCGCCGACCGCGACCGGAGCGAGGGCGGGGAGGCTTCCCCGCGGAAGATTCTCCGGACCTACTACGTCGCTCCCTCCCACCGGTTCGAGGAGGGGCGCGAAGAGTCGTACCTGACGGGGATGCTCGATACAGTAGCCGGTGACGAGAACTACCCGGGCGACTCGAGGCCGAGCGATAACTGGCCCGGAATCGCACCGGGTGAGACCGGTGTCAATAACGCGCTCTCGCCGAAGTACTTCGACTGCTCGTCGATCACGGAGGTCGATGCGGAAGAGAAACCCGCTATTCACTGGCTCCGGGGCGACGCCGACCAGATCGTCTCCAACGAGTCGCTGTTCGACATCGGCGCGCTCGGCCAGATGGGCGAGGTGCCCGGCTGGCCCGGCGAGGACGTCTTCCCGCCCCAGCCGATGGTCGACCAGACCCGCGCCGTCTTCGAGGAGTACGAAGAGCGCGGGGGCACCGTCGAGGAAGTCGTCTTCGCGAACGTCGGCCACACACCCCACGTCGAGGTTCCGGGTGACGTTCGTGAGACGCTCGAGGTGGTGCTCGAGTGA
- the dph5 gene encoding diphthine synthase, with product MLTFIGLGLYDERSITVAGQEALRNADRAYAEFYTSRLIGTTVADLEAHHGIEIEVRDRAGVEQHPDDILEAAETEDVAFLTAGDTMISTTHVDLRLRAHERGIDTRVIHGVTAQTATSALTGLQNYRFGTATTVPFPYAHGADGLPASVTDTIDANRADGLHTVVYLDIKVGHERTEEDEYMTADVGATLLAEAYPDLVGVVVARAGSPDPLVVAGTMTELAERDFGDPLHLLVIPGECHLLEADALVELGGADRDALDIA from the coding sequence ATGCTCACCTTCATCGGTCTCGGGCTCTACGACGAACGGTCGATTACCGTCGCGGGCCAGGAGGCCCTGCGGAACGCCGACCGGGCCTACGCCGAGTTCTACACCAGTCGGCTCATCGGCACCACCGTCGCCGACCTCGAGGCCCACCACGGAATCGAGATCGAGGTTCGCGACCGCGCGGGCGTCGAACAGCACCCCGATGACATTCTCGAGGCTGCCGAGACCGAAGACGTCGCCTTCCTGACTGCGGGCGATACGATGATCTCGACGACACACGTCGACCTCCGATTGCGCGCCCACGAGCGGGGGATCGACACCCGGGTGATCCACGGCGTCACCGCCCAGACGGCCACGAGCGCGCTCACCGGATTGCAGAACTACCGCTTTGGCACGGCGACGACGGTGCCGTTCCCCTACGCCCACGGTGCCGACGGGTTACCCGCAAGTGTGACCGATACCATCGACGCCAACCGCGCCGACGGCCTGCACACGGTGGTCTACCTCGATATAAAAGTCGGCCACGAACGAACCGAGGAAGACGAGTACATGACCGCCGACGTCGGGGCCACCCTGCTCGCCGAGGCGTACCCCGACCTCGTGGGGGTCGTCGTCGCCCGCGCGGGCAGTCCCGACCCGCTCGTCGTGGCCGGGACGATGACCGAACTCGCCGAGCGAGACTTCGGCGACCCGCTGCACCTGCTCGTGATCCCCGGCGAGTGCCACCTGCTCGAGGCCGACGCGCTCGTCGAACTCGGCGGCGCGGATCGGGACGCGCTCGATATCGCCTGA
- a CDS encoding metal-dependent transcriptional regulator — MELSPVAEDYLTAIYHLEAEHGGSVRTVDISEEIGVTPPTVSSMIDTLDERGLVDYTPYKGVTLTERGETVVLRLVRNHRLLETFLMEHLDYTWSEVHDEADRLEHHVSEEFVSRLETYLGEPRMDPHGDPIPDAELTMPEESPHIPLTEFEVGDVVVVEQVPHRDPDVREYLTRHEIGPGTRLTVEEVSPINLVTVVPVSSGTPVSLPTHVARRLGVRKAKQ, encoded by the coding sequence ATGGAACTCAGCCCGGTTGCAGAGGACTATCTCACGGCGATCTATCACCTCGAAGCCGAGCACGGAGGGTCGGTTCGAACCGTCGATATCAGCGAGGAGATCGGTGTGACACCCCCGACGGTCTCGAGTATGATCGACACGCTCGACGAACGTGGACTCGTCGATTACACGCCCTACAAGGGTGTCACGCTGACCGAGCGCGGGGAAACCGTCGTGCTTCGGCTCGTCAGGAACCACCGACTGCTCGAAACGTTCCTGATGGAGCATCTCGATTACACCTGGTCCGAGGTTCACGACGAAGCCGACCGACTCGAACACCACGTCAGCGAGGAGTTCGTTTCACGGCTCGAGACCTACCTCGGCGAGCCGCGGATGGATCCACACGGTGATCCGATCCCGGACGCGGAGTTGACGATGCCCGAGGAGTCGCCACACATTCCCCTCACGGAGTTCGAGGTCGGTGACGTGGTGGTCGTAGAGCAGGTGCCCCACCGCGACCCGGACGTTCGTGAGTACCTGACTCGACACGAAATCGGTCCAGGGACGAGACTGACCGTCGAGGAGGTGTCTCCGATCAATCTCGTCACAGTCGTGCCCGTCTCGAGTGGTACACCCGTCTCGTTGCCGACACACGTCGCCCGGCGACTCGGTGTTCGAAAGGCGAAGCAGTAG
- a CDS encoding metal ABC transporter substrate-binding protein — MTADQSTGKRSHVVSRRSFTALTGGALVAGLAGCLGEDPQDDTGGPNGGSGGDGDAEFTVFASMPAVWDFVRQVAGDHMEAIDLVPVGEHGHDWTPEPGMVEELDGAAGFVYLRDFASWQDDAADQLAEREDVVVIEATEGIEFFDSPAEDNDEHFWMDPVECQEGVLNIADGLAEIDPDNADDYEANAAAFNDELAALNDDIHDIVDRADLEDIVVATHDSFQWWHRRYGINIHSPVGTSPDDAASAADVEEVETLIEDLGIEHVCYDVGEPAQLAESLANEVDAEILPLSPVETQIDGSPAVDPSVEMEPDWGYVDHFREINLPTLETALWAE, encoded by the coding sequence ATGACCGCTGATCAGTCTACTGGGAAGCGATCCCACGTTGTATCGCGACGAAGCTTCACCGCGCTCACGGGAGGAGCGCTCGTTGCAGGGTTGGCTGGCTGTCTCGGTGAGGATCCACAGGACGATACCGGCGGACCTAACGGTGGTTCGGGGGGCGACGGTGACGCAGAATTCACCGTCTTCGCGTCGATGCCTGCCGTCTGGGACTTCGTCCGTCAAGTTGCCGGCGATCACATGGAGGCGATCGACCTGGTCCCGGTCGGCGAACACGGCCACGACTGGACGCCCGAACCCGGGATGGTCGAGGAACTCGACGGGGCCGCCGGCTTCGTCTACCTCCGGGACTTCGCGAGCTGGCAGGACGACGCTGCCGACCAGCTCGCAGAACGCGAGGACGTCGTGGTGATCGAGGCCACGGAAGGGATCGAGTTCTTCGACAGCCCTGCGGAGGACAACGACGAACACTTCTGGATGGACCCAGTCGAGTGCCAGGAAGGCGTTCTGAATATCGCCGACGGCCTCGCCGAAATCGACCCGGACAACGCCGACGATTACGAGGCGAACGCCGCGGCGTTCAACGACGAACTCGCGGCGCTCAACGACGATATCCACGACATCGTCGACCGGGCGGACCTCGAGGATATCGTCGTTGCGACCCACGACTCCTTCCAGTGGTGGCATCGCCGCTACGGCATCAACATCCACTCCCCGGTCGGCACTTCGCCCGACGACGCCGCCTCTGCGGCCGACGTCGAGGAAGTCGAAACCCTGATCGAGGATCTGGGAATCGAACACGTCTGTTACGACGTTGGCGAACCCGCCCAGCTCGCGGAGTCGCTCGCCAACGAAGTCGACGCGGAGATCCTGCCCCTCTCGCCGGTCGAGACCCAGATCGACGGCAGCCCGGCGGTCGACCCCTCCGTCGAGATGGAGCCCGACTGGGGGTACGTCGACCACTTCCGGGAGATCAATCTACCGACGCTCGAGACGGCACTCTGGGCAGAGTAG
- a CDS encoding metal ABC transporter ATP-binding protein: MTHAITVEDVTFAYDDRPVLKDVTMSVDEGEFVGLIGPNGSGKTTLLKIMLGLQTPDSGRVELFGTPARTFSEGTRLGYVSQQSTEAEAMMPVTVREVVTMGRYPHAGIHRLSDDDRAAVDDALEQVGISDLADRRINRLSGGQRQRAYIARALASEADLLALDEPTVGVDAESVDQFYDLLNELNDDGITIVLIEHDIGVVTDHADTIACLDCELYEHCETARFLETDALDRAFSSTRAVGTVASAGGD; encoded by the coding sequence ATGACTCACGCAATCACCGTCGAAGACGTCACCTTCGCGTACGACGACCGGCCGGTACTGAAAGACGTCACCATGTCGGTCGACGAGGGTGAATTCGTTGGACTGATCGGTCCGAACGGCTCGGGCAAGACGACGCTGCTCAAGATCATGCTCGGGCTGCAAACCCCCGACTCCGGTCGCGTCGAACTGTTCGGAACGCCCGCGAGGACCTTCTCGGAAGGAACACGACTCGGGTACGTCTCACAGCAGTCGACGGAAGCCGAGGCGATGATGCCCGTCACCGTCCGCGAAGTCGTGACGATGGGCCGGTATCCACACGCTGGAATCCATCGGCTGAGCGACGACGACCGCGCGGCCGTCGACGACGCACTCGAGCAGGTCGGCATCTCGGACCTCGCCGATCGGCGGATCAACCGACTCTCGGGCGGCCAGCGACAGCGAGCGTACATCGCCCGGGCGCTCGCCTCCGAAGCCGACCTGCTGGCACTGGACGAGCCGACCGTCGGCGTCGACGCCGAATCGGTCGACCAGTTCTACGATCTGCTCAACGAACTCAACGACGACGGCATCACGATCGTTCTCATCGAACACGACATCGGCGTCGTCACCGACCACGCCGATACGATCGCGTGTCTCGACTGTGAACTGTACGAACACTGCGAGACGGCACGGTTCCTCGAGACGGATGCGTTAGATCGAGCCTTCAGTTCGACTCGAGCGGTCGGAACGGTGGCAAGCGCCGGTGGAGATTGA
- a CDS encoding metal ABC transporter permease, giving the protein MAVGTNTSRRQLSALAVGIPLVLLAFAGFIIWVFPPLFDRFWGTACSVTDTWLVCSGFLQRGFTAGILIGITAPIVGTYLVNRQMALIGEALAHTAFGGVAIGLFIGAAVPRFDYPLLFALVAAAVAALGMQYVAVKTDGYADIPIAIMLTGGFAVGIAVISYGVVFSATVESYLFGDILFVPFENVQLMVALTMLVLVTVALTHKQLLLITFDREAARLARINVWFYDTLLIVLTALVVVAAMQILGAILVAGMLVIPVAAAMQLTTGFNRGLIMSVLLGQVAVFGGIFLSYYWNVATGAMIIIVAIVLYIWSVLGEPIW; this is encoded by the coding sequence ATGGCTGTTGGAACGAACACCTCGAGACGACAGCTCTCTGCGCTCGCGGTTGGCATCCCGCTCGTCCTGCTCGCGTTTGCCGGCTTCATCATCTGGGTGTTCCCACCGTTGTTCGATCGATTCTGGGGAACGGCGTGTTCGGTGACCGATACGTGGCTCGTCTGTAGTGGCTTCCTCCAGCGGGGATTCACTGCTGGAATCCTCATCGGGATCACCGCGCCGATCGTCGGAACCTATCTCGTCAACCGGCAGATGGCGTTGATTGGCGAGGCACTCGCACACACGGCATTCGGTGGCGTCGCGATCGGGCTGTTCATCGGCGCAGCCGTGCCCCGGTTCGACTATCCGTTGTTGTTCGCGCTCGTCGCTGCGGCCGTCGCCGCGCTGGGCATGCAGTACGTCGCCGTCAAGACCGACGGCTACGCCGACATCCCGATCGCGATCATGCTCACCGGCGGCTTCGCGGTCGGGATCGCCGTCATCTCCTACGGCGTCGTCTTCAGTGCGACCGTCGAGAGCTACCTGTTCGGGGATATCCTGTTCGTTCCCTTCGAGAACGTCCAGCTCATGGTCGCGCTCACGATGCTCGTGCTCGTGACCGTCGCGCTCACCCACAAACAGCTCCTGCTCATCACCTTCGACCGCGAGGCCGCACGGCTCGCACGGATCAACGTCTGGTTCTACGACACGCTACTGATCGTGCTGACGGCGCTGGTCGTCGTCGCGGCGATGCAGATCCTCGGGGCCATTCTGGTCGCTGGTATGCTCGTGATCCCCGTCGCCGCAGCAATGCAACTGACCACCGGCTTCAACCGCGGGCTAATCATGTCAGTATTGCTGGGACAGGTCGCCGTCTTCGGCGGGATCTTCCTCTCGTACTACTGGAACGTCGCGACCGGCGCGATGATCATCATCGTCGCAATCGTCCTCTACATCTGGTCCGTGCTCGGCGAGCCGATCTGGTAG
- a CDS encoding DUF7260 family protein, which produces MTVESWLPEAIECVEAEQDHVEGKLAAIARFEDGIEEIELVRGSTARAHATDGGVTAISHQRSGREDRCRQVRELFADTVRPYSIEDVDGSEPLLESIRAELGGDVAAVLAPSTDGQFTAPVMQAIHSATRQRREELETMDRALTRERDSLESAATELESVAETVSSMNRASLLELGFDELADRHETLETQRDRCRRICQERQTELRRRTGRLPTDELVEFLYSDLSVSYPVLATATTLYRSCFDGQRVVRDHLVRCA; this is translated from the coding sequence GTGACCGTGGAGTCGTGGCTCCCAGAAGCTATCGAGTGTGTCGAGGCGGAACAGGATCACGTCGAAGGCAAACTGGCCGCGATAGCGCGGTTCGAAGACGGCATCGAGGAGATCGAGCTCGTCCGGGGGTCGACCGCGAGAGCGCACGCGACAGACGGCGGCGTGACAGCGATCTCGCATCAACGGTCGGGGCGAGAGGACCGCTGTCGCCAGGTCCGAGAGCTCTTTGCCGACACGGTTCGTCCCTACAGCATCGAGGACGTCGACGGCTCCGAGCCACTGCTTGAGTCGATCCGCGCAGAACTCGGTGGCGATGTCGCGGCTGTACTCGCCCCGTCGACCGACGGCCAGTTCACCGCCCCAGTAATGCAGGCGATTCACTCGGCGACGCGACAGCGGCGCGAGGAACTCGAGACCATGGACCGGGCACTAACCCGGGAGCGAGACTCTCTCGAGTCGGCGGCGACCGAACTCGAGAGCGTAGCGGAGACGGTGTCGTCGATGAACCGGGCGTCGCTGCTCGAGCTGGGATTCGACGAACTCGCCGACCGACACGAGACGCTGGAAACACAGCGTGATCGGTGTCGCCGGATCTGTCAGGAACGGCAGACGGAACTCCGCCGACGGACCGGTCGACTGCCCACCGACGAACTCGTCGAGTTTCTCTACAGCGACCTTTCGGTCTCCTATCCAGTGTTGGCGACGGCCACCACTCTCTACCGGAGCTGCTTCGACGGCCAGCGCGTCGTTCGCGATCATCTGGTCCGCTGCGCCTGA
- a CDS encoding heavy metal translocating P-type ATPase, whose amino-acid sequence MEQSSSPEQVGNSVGTTTDQPGLREEPSETGETAPDRSTLRREGAFVVLTFVGMVGGLLAGWFGGPSWLVWTCYAGAYVFGGWYGLKESIEALQEPAVEIDLLMIIAALGALTIGAPFEGAMLLFLFSLSNVLQHYAIGRSRDAIRSLMQMRPESAQVLRDGAEVTVPVEDVEIGEVFVVRPGDRIPLDGVVESGETTVDQSSLTGESVPVPKEPGDEVFGGTINETGSLEVRVTREADESAISKLIHMVEEARSEKAPTQRLIDRLEQPYVLSVFVFTAVAIAIPLGLGHGFDSTFYRAMTLMVAASPCAVILSTPAAVLSAITAGARQGVLFKGGEHVERTATVDAIAFDKTGTLTEGNTQLTDATVRAGASLESDSDRLLALAAAVQSRSEHHLAEATVEAAEERDLETPAASGFEAVVGKGVHATVDDRTIHIGNTRYFETVTEGATIAGIGEGLEAVRSLENDGKTSVLVAREDGDALEVLGWLAFTDTIRATAAETIERLRELGVERIVMLTGDNERVARSIAAELEIDEVYAELLPEQKVDRIERLQERHEAVAMVGDGVNDAPALATADVSVGMGGAGTDVALETSEVVLMSDDLEKLPYALALGRETRKTLFVNLAIAFGAIAIMIGAILTAGIPLPLAVIGHEGSTVLVCLIGLRLIGFQSA is encoded by the coding sequence ATGGAACAGTCCTCGAGCCCCGAGCAAGTCGGGAACTCAGTCGGGACGACCACAGACCAACCGGGACTTCGCGAGGAACCGTCCGAGACTGGCGAGACGGCTCCGGACCGGTCGACGCTCCGTCGGGAGGGGGCGTTCGTCGTCCTCACGTTCGTCGGGATGGTCGGCGGGCTCCTCGCTGGCTGGTTCGGCGGCCCCTCCTGGCTCGTCTGGACGTGTTACGCCGGGGCCTACGTCTTCGGTGGCTGGTACGGGCTCAAAGAGAGCATCGAGGCCCTCCAGGAGCCAGCCGTCGAGATCGACCTGCTGATGATCATCGCGGCACTCGGCGCACTCACCATCGGCGCACCCTTCGAGGGAGCGATGTTGCTCTTTCTGTTCTCGCTGTCGAACGTGTTACAGCACTACGCCATCGGTCGCTCGAGAGACGCGATCCGCTCGCTGATGCAGATGCGCCCGGAGTCCGCACAGGTGCTCCGTGACGGGGCGGAGGTGACGGTCCCTGTCGAGGACGTCGAGATCGGCGAGGTGTTCGTCGTCCGACCCGGCGATCGAATCCCGCTGGACGGCGTCGTCGAATCCGGCGAGACCACGGTCGACCAGTCCTCGCTGACCGGCGAGTCCGTCCCCGTCCCGAAAGAACCGGGCGACGAGGTCTTCGGCGGGACGATCAACGAGACCGGGAGCCTCGAGGTCCGGGTGACCCGCGAGGCCGATGAGTCTGCCATTTCGAAGCTCATCCACATGGTCGAGGAGGCCCGAAGCGAGAAGGCCCCGACTCAGCGGCTCATCGACCGCTTGGAGCAACCGTACGTCCTGAGCGTCTTCGTCTTTACAGCGGTCGCGATCGCGATTCCGCTGGGACTCGGTCACGGGTTCGACTCCACGTTCTACCGTGCGATGACGCTGATGGTCGCCGCCTCACCATGCGCCGTGATCCTTTCGACCCCGGCGGCGGTGTTATCGGCGATCACCGCAGGTGCGCGTCAGGGCGTCCTGTTCAAAGGCGGCGAGCACGTCGAGCGGACGGCGACCGTCGACGCCATCGCCTTCGACAAGACCGGTACGCTCACCGAGGGAAACACCCAACTGACCGACGCGACCGTTCGTGCGGGGGCGAGCCTCGAGAGTGATAGCGACCGCCTGCTCGCACTCGCTGCTGCAGTCCAGTCCCGGTCGGAACACCACCTCGCGGAGGCGACCGTCGAGGCCGCCGAGGAACGCGACCTCGAGACGCCCGCCGCGAGCGGCTTCGAGGCCGTCGTCGGCAAAGGGGTCCACGCGACGGTCGACGATCGGACGATCCACATCGGCAACACCCGCTACTTCGAGACGGTGACCGAGGGGGCAACGATCGCGGGGATCGGCGAGGGCCTCGAGGCCGTGCGATCCCTCGAGAACGACGGGAAGACGAGCGTGCTTGTCGCCCGCGAGGACGGAGACGCTCTCGAGGTCCTGGGCTGGCTCGCGTTCACCGACACGATCCGGGCGACCGCCGCCGAGACGATCGAACGCCTGCGCGAACTCGGCGTCGAACGGATCGTCATGCTGACCGGCGACAACGAGCGCGTGGCCCGATCGATCGCAGCGGAACTCGAGATCGACGAGGTGTACGCGGAGTTGCTGCCCGAACAGAAAGTCGACCGGATCGAACGGCTCCAGGAGCGCCACGAGGCGGTGGCGATGGTCGGCGACGGCGTCAACGACGCCCCGGCGCTCGCGACGGCGGACGTAAGCGTCGGAATGGGCGGCGCGGGGACCGACGTCGCTCTCGAGACCTCCGAGGTCGTGCTCATGTCCGACGATCTCGAGAAACTGCCGTACGCACTCGCACTCGGTCGTGAGACGCGCAAGACACTGTTCGTGAACCTCGCCATCGCCTTCGGCGCGATCGCGATCATGATCGGGGCGATCCTCACGGCGGGGATTCCACTTCCGCTTGCAGTGATCGGCCACGAGGGATCGACCGTGCTCGTCTGCCTGATCGGCCTGCGGCTAATCGGCTTCCAGAGCGCATAG
- a CDS encoding Yip1 family protein, producing MTPRRAMPSPLESVLQVLHSPAAFFEERPPGETLPIAAGLVVAYTLTLVAVLFLVGSIMAGSVDATVTMDNPDRPPAQICDTMGEQSDSIIAERCGEPEEIERDAGALLQEAVHEFVPFVLIGPFLLWGIGGLVLFAGGRLAAGSPSLGGSFALAGWAVVPEFARLVVVVPAFWVAFRDVTITDPERGVEAVEAALAPIEPILLVSSLLVLAWQWYLLSGGLSEDADISLEAAAIAVGVPLAIFGLLGLV from the coding sequence GTGACTCCACGGCGAGCGATGCCCTCCCCACTCGAGTCAGTCCTCCAGGTTCTCCACTCACCGGCGGCGTTCTTCGAGGAGCGTCCACCGGGCGAAACGCTGCCGATCGCCGCGGGACTCGTCGTCGCCTACACGCTCACGCTCGTGGCGGTGCTCTTTCTCGTCGGCTCGATCATGGCCGGCTCGGTCGACGCCACGGTCACGATGGACAATCCCGATCGACCGCCTGCCCAGATCTGTGACACGATGGGTGAACAATCCGACTCGATAATCGCCGAGCGCTGTGGCGAACCCGAAGAGATCGAACGTGACGCTGGTGCGCTCCTCCAGGAGGCGGTCCACGAGTTCGTCCCCTTCGTCCTGATCGGGCCGTTCCTGCTGTGGGGAATCGGCGGGCTCGTCCTCTTCGCCGGCGGTCGACTCGCCGCCGGATCCCCGTCACTCGGTGGTTCGTTCGCCCTCGCCGGTTGGGCAGTCGTCCCCGAATTCGCCCGACTCGTGGTCGTCGTCCCGGCGTTCTGGGTCGCCTTTAGAGACGTGACGATCACGGATCCGGAGCGAGGCGTCGAGGCCGTCGAGGCCGCACTGGCTCCCATCGAGCCAATCCTGCTCGTCTCTTCATTGCTCGTCCTCGCCTGGCAGTGGTACCTCCTCAGCGGTGGACTCAGCGAGGACGCCGACATCTCACTCGAGGCTGCTGCGATCGCCGTCGGCGTTCCACTGGCGATCTTCGGGTTGCTGGGGCTCGTGTGA
- a CDS encoding Rieske (2Fe-2S) protein, with protein MSDRYRLTTVERVREAGSWLFTIRDRYDAREEAILVPCDAGVGAWVNRCTHQPQRLDTGRGATIRDGEIVCPRHGSTFDACSGACDHGEAAGTRLRPIEVTVDDGVVYLTDDDVQYLSDGGLSAGNDGDDGDDDDGDSESDDDGGPSSTSHISF; from the coding sequence ATGAGCGATCGCTACCGGCTCACGACGGTCGAGCGGGTCCGGGAGGCGGGCTCGTGGCTGTTCACGATCCGCGACAGGTACGACGCTCGAGAGGAGGCAATCCTCGTCCCGTGTGACGCGGGAGTCGGAGCCTGGGTCAATCGCTGTACCCACCAGCCCCAGCGTCTAGATACCGGGCGTGGGGCGACGATCCGCGACGGGGAAATCGTCTGCCCACGTCACGGTTCGACGTTCGACGCCTGTTCAGGCGCGTGTGATCACGGTGAGGCCGCCGGCACCCGGCTTCGGCCGATAGAGGTGACAGTCGACGACGGCGTCGTCTACCTGACAGACGACGATGTCCAGTACCTCTCCGACGGTGGGCTCTCGGCGGGGAACGATGGTGATGACGGTGATGACGACGACGGCGACAGTGAGAGCGATGACGATGGCGGCCCCTCATCGACGTCTCACATCTCCTTTTGA
- a CDS encoding class I SAM-dependent methyltransferase: protein MDVPCVRVDREDGEATRRRLADADLIDDDHEIAVEDGSLYIPVSDPDAVPGDLDVVTRDVPARETQTTPADLLGYDPSYERLGEAALLDEDDPDRARKIADAIVDSDLPLETVLNKASKIKGETRVRDWDVLVGDDTEVVHREYGCEFVLDLAEVYFSPRLATERHRVAEQLTASERAFDMFAGVGPFVVPFASRGAECVGVDVNDTAIEYLRENARRNGVADRITAIADDVRSVAPEYEGWADRIVMNLPHSADEFLESAVTVAGDDCVIHYYDIQHEDDPFGPGERAIRAAAEPAYDVTVETERVVRSYAPHELNVCLDVRLERR from the coding sequence ATGGACGTGCCGTGTGTCCGGGTCGACCGTGAGGACGGAGAAGCGACGCGTCGGCGACTCGCGGACGCGGACCTGATCGACGACGACCACGAGATCGCAGTCGAGGACGGGTCGCTCTACATCCCCGTCTCCGATCCGGACGCAGTCCCGGGAGACCTCGACGTGGTGACCCGGGACGTGCCGGCACGCGAGACCCAGACGACGCCGGCGGACCTGCTCGGGTACGACCCCTCCTACGAACGGCTCGGGGAGGCGGCGCTGCTCGACGAGGACGACCCGGATCGGGCACGGAAGATCGCCGACGCGATCGTCGACTCCGATCTGCCGCTCGAGACCGTCCTCAACAAGGCCTCGAAGATCAAAGGGGAGACCCGCGTGCGCGACTGGGACGTGCTCGTCGGCGACGATACGGAGGTCGTCCACCGCGAGTACGGCTGTGAGTTCGTCCTCGACCTGGCGGAGGTGTACTTCTCGCCGCGGCTGGCGACCGAACGCCATCGCGTCGCCGAACAGCTCACGGCCAGCGAACGCGCGTTCGACATGTTCGCCGGCGTCGGACCGTTCGTCGTCCCGTTCGCCAGCCGCGGCGCCGAGTGCGTCGGCGTCGACGTCAACGACACGGCGATCGAGTACCTGCGGGAGAACGCCCGCCGAAACGGCGTCGCGGATCGGATCACCGCCATCGCCGACGACGTTCGCTCGGTCGCCCCCGAGTACGAGGGCTGGGCCGACCGCATCGTGATGAACCTCCCCCACAGCGCCGACGAGTTCCTCGAGTCTGCGGTGACCGTTGCCGGCGACGACTGCGTGATCCACTACTACGACATCCAGCACGAGGACGATCCGTTCGGTCCCGGCGAGCGAGCGATTCGCGCGGCCGCCGAGCCCGCTTACGACGTGACAGTCGAGACCGAACGCGTCGTCCGCTCGTACGCCCCCCACGAACTCAACGTCTGTCTGGACGTGCGACTCGAGCGACGCTGA